A single region of the Candidatus Liberimonas magnetica genome encodes:
- a CDS encoding phosphatase PAP2 family protein — MKIDIIIFDLITKTFQNSFFDFIMPVLSDAKFWRLPILVMVVCLAVFGKKKGLKTILLLILAVSISDFICGSILQPLISRPRPLGGVTPSFPSCHASNMFAAAAVIYYSWRKLWVGVTVVTVALLVGYSRVYTTSHYPSDVFFGMVFGTTFAIGIILLYNLMQKKKQEKEQRKD, encoded by the coding sequence ATGAAAATTGATATTATTATATTTGACCTTATTACAAAGACATTTCAAAATAGTTTTTTTGATTTTATAATGCCTGTTTTGTCAGATGCAAAATTCTGGCGCCTGCCGATATTAGTTATGGTTGTTTGTCTTGCTGTATTCGGAAAGAAAAAAGGTTTAAAAACCATCTTGCTTTTAATATTAGCCGTCTCTATAAGCGATTTTATCTGCGGGAGCATACTCCAGCCTTTGATCAGCCGGCCGAGGCCCCTTGGAGGAGTAACCCCATCTTTTCCGTCCTGCCACGCTTCGAACATGTTTGCAGCCGCGGCCGTTATTTATTATAGCTGGCGAAAGTTATGGGTGGGGGTAACCGTTGTTACGGTAGCTCTTCTGGTCGGGTATTCAAGGGTATATACGACCTCTCACTATCCAAGCGACGTATTCTTTGGCATGGTATTCGGCACAACATTTGCGATAGGTATAATACTTCTCTACAACTTGATGCAAAAAAAGAAACAGGAAAAAGAACAACGTAAAGATTAA
- a CDS encoding HEAT repeat domain-containing protein, whose translation MLRIFLVSLFFAGSSLLFAEDMKTPAPSSTKNVSFDVFVSTNIKKIKGLEKETRKKLLDKDASIRRNTVLGLAVKGKTGYLPALFAMLYDQDIAVQRASVMAITSIGEEKAAKYLIDKFNMTGELNIQNAIITALGELKSTASLPFLGALLKDSYPGFRHESLKSIAMINDPGTYPLIAEMINDESEGIKITAANLSAELNIPDSIPLLLKNLDHSVSIVRTACANALGKLGNEDSIEGLKKLLKDKDEQVKNAAEAAIQSIKERLKAPK comes from the coding sequence ATGCTAAGAATATTTTTAGTATCGCTGTTTTTTGCAGGTTCAAGTTTGCTTTTTGCGGAAGATATGAAAACCCCTGCGCCTTCCAGCACAAAGAACGTTTCTTTTGATGTCTTTGTTTCAACGAACATAAAGAAAATAAAAGGGCTTGAAAAAGAGACCCGTAAAAAATTGCTTGATAAAGATGCCTCTATAAGAAGAAATACCGTTCTCGGTCTTGCCGTAAAAGGAAAGACCGGATACCTCCCCGCGTTATTTGCGATGCTCTATGACCAGGATATAGCTGTCCAGCGTGCTTCAGTTATGGCCATCACTTCTATAGGAGAAGAAAAAGCCGCAAAGTACCTTATAGACAAATTCAATATGACCGGCGAGTTAAACATCCAGAACGCGATAATAACGGCATTAGGAGAACTAAAAAGTACGGCATCCCTGCCGTTCCTTGGGGCTTTGTTAAAGGATTCATACCCCGGATTCAGGCATGAATCGCTGAAATCAATTGCTATGATAAATGACCCCGGGACCTACCCGCTGATAGCCGAAATGATAAATGATGAATCGGAAGGCATAAAGATTACAGCTGCAAATCTTTCGGCAGAACTGAATATCCCGGATTCTATCCCGCTGCTTTTAAAAAACCTTGACCATTCGGTTTCGATCGTACGTACCGCTTGTGCAAACGCTTTAGGAAAACTTGGAAACGAGGATTCCATAGAAGGCTTGAAAAAACTTCTTAAGGACAAGGACGAACAGGTTAAAAATGCGGCCGAGGCCGCGATACAAAGTATAAAGGAACGGCTAAAGGCTCCCAAATAA